In one window of Drosophila innubila isolate TH190305 chromosome 2L unlocalized genomic scaffold, UK_Dinn_1.0 4_B_2L, whole genome shotgun sequence DNA:
- the LOC117780625 gene encoding uncharacterized protein LOC117780625, producing the protein MLELNFICILAVASLISLIHLDATDALPLQENPTALHIQDVRRRSDDIQALPSDHNLSLFQKKSALDNTQKKVNVPQVHPGLRTKSLQMVAQDIEEGGGEMPKPERREDGDAEAEAEADPDTDSGTGSDTDSDTGADTGSETGSNGKAPGNGTDSGGPKEITISVPKFQKDHMGNWIYHQWGATFGNVWGDTRFNNGRFTIPRITVDPSAPNNYYPDGPRSTVCLGSTIYNVPRVKNWLKRNVYREEHKHRPFWDDLRQKIFTQGNSEECHDAVKYANWKEYQKCALRRNQRLEYMVPKYPSHQIGYRGTHTMSSPHH; encoded by the exons atgcttgaactaaattttatatgtattttagcCGTCGCTAGTCTAATAAGC CTGATACACTTGGACGCCACTGATGCCTTACCGCTGCAGGAAAATCCAACAGCACTGCATATTCAAGATGTGCGCAGGAGAAGCGATGATATACAAGCTCTACCCAGCGATcacaatttaagtttattccAAAAGAAATCTGCTCTTGATAATACACAGAAAAAGGTCAACGTGCCCCAGGTACATCCAGGATTAAGAACTAAATCACTACAAATGGTAGCTCAAGATATTGAAGAGGGCGGCGGTGAGATGCCCAAGCCTGAAAGGAGGGAAGACGGCGATGCTGAAGCTGAGGCTGAGGCTGATCCTGATACTGATTCTGGCACTGGTTCTGACACTGATTCTGACACTGGTGCTGACACTGGCTCTGAAACTGGCTCTAATGGAAAAGCCCCTGGAAATGGTACAGATAGTGGTGGTCCTAAAGAGATTACCATCTCCGTGCCGAAATTCCAAAAGGATCACATGGGCAACTGGATATACCATCAGTGGGGAGCTACCTTTGGAAATGTGTGGGGCGATACTCGCTTCAATAACGGACGCTTTACCATTCCTCGCATCACGGTTGATCCGAGTGCcccaaataattattatccaGA TGGCCCCCGATCTACCGTTTGTTTAGGATCGACAATCTATAATGTGCCCAGAGTTAAGAATTGGTTGAAGCGCAATGTATATAGGGAGGAGCATAAGCATAGACCATTCTGGGATGATCTTAGACAGAAAATATTCACTCAGGGCAATTCCGAGGAATGTCATGACGCGGTAAAGTATGCAAATTGGAAAGAATATCAGAAATGTGCATTGAGACGCAATCAACGATTGGAGTATATGGTTCCAAAATATCCATCCCATCAAATTGGCTATAGAGGAACGCACACAATGTCCTCTCCCCATCATTAA
- the LOC117781414 gene encoding uncharacterized serine-rich protein C1E8.05: protein MVYTERTDKYLTTSKDNAGQTKSSSSSPSPSSSSSSPSSKTTSSHSAGAWSSQASNAEKWKYNNMVKDDRDKFNSLHFS from the coding sequence ATGGTCTACACGGAGCGCACCGACAAGTATCTGACCACTAGCAAGGATAACGCCGGTCAGACCAAGTCTTCCTCGTcctcgccatcgccatcgtcttcgtcttcgtcacCGTCCTCGAAGACTACGTCGAGTCACAGCGCAGGCGCCTGGAGCAGCCAGGCTTCAAATGCGGAAAAATGGAAATACAACAATATGGTCAAGGATGACCGCGATAAGTTCAACAGCTTGCACTTCTCTTAA
- the LOC117781415 gene encoding uncharacterized protein LOC117781415 codes for MQKNSKPKLNKQFGLDKSLSSSKGSRTGNSANNKELKVLTLLQTVP; via the exons ATGCAAAAGAATAGCAAGCCCAAGCTTAACAAACAATTTGG ATTGGACAAAAGTCTGTCATCCAGCAAAGGATCACGTACGGGAAATTCGGCCAATAATAAGGAATTAAAGGTTCTTACGCTTCTACAAACCGTGCCGTGA
- the LOC117782252 gene encoding uncharacterized protein LOC117782252 codes for MKTPDTKAKLLNNISLSKHLSSKKGSRTINCGNLLEFSVLTLQTNVP; via the exons ATGAAGACACCAGATACTAAAGCGAAGCTTCTAAACAATATTAG CCTATCCAAGCATCTGTCCTCTAAAAAGGGCTCACGCACCATCAATTGCGGTAATCTTCTGGAATTCTCCGTGCTCACACTTCAAACCAACGTGCCCTGA
- the LOC117782251 gene encoding uncharacterized protein LOC117782251 codes for MVHQNRTVSKAIPAKHLSPMRSMDLVAGKYAVSSSPVDSFLRSNRLTVNSSGSGNSSNSAAYKYNNMVTNNREQFNALHFC; via the coding sequence ATGGTCCATCAGAATCGTACCGTCAGCAAGGCCATACCAGCCAAGCATCTGAGTCCAATGCGTAGCATGGATCTGGTTGCCGGCAAATACGCCGTGTCCAGCAGCCCCGTCGATAGCTTCCTGAGGAGTAACAGGCTCACCGTGAACTCATCCGGTTCTGGCAACAGTTCCAATTCTGCGGCctataaatacaacaacatgGTCACTAACAATCGGGAGCAGTTCAATGCCCTGCACTTCTGCTAa